In Gemmata obscuriglobus, a single genomic region encodes these proteins:
- a CDS encoding transposase, whose product MTEHHRFLLKVLLEHIDQLDRLVAQLDARIAQLTAPDVEALNLLTTIPGIQKHTAEVLLAEIGPTVDPFPTAGRCASWAGMCPGNNESAGKRRTGRTRRGNR is encoded by the coding sequence GTGACCGAACACCACCGGTTCCTACTCAAGGTGCTCCTGGAGCACATCGATCAGCTGGATCGGCTGGTGGCCCAACTGGATGCCCGGATCGCCCAGCTCACGGCTCCGGACGTCGAGGCGCTGAACCTGCTGACCACGATCCCTGGAATCCAGAAGCACACGGCCGAGGTGCTGCTGGCCGAGATCGGGCCGACCGTCGACCCGTTCCCGACGGCCGGGCGATGCGCAAGCTGGGCCGGGATGTGCCCCGGCAACAACGAGAGCGCCGGGAAGCGGCGGACGGGACGCACTCGGCGCGGGAACCGGTAG
- a CDS encoding IS110 family transposase, with protein sequence MDTVYPHCAGLDVHKDTVVACVRHHDGGKRARQEVRTFATHTRALEELATWLAAEGVTHAAMESTGVYWKPVFNVLDGRFTLLLVNAQHIKQVPGRKADVADCAWIAQLLQHGLLTASFIPPTRQRELRDRTRHRSQLGAEQTAAANRVQKVLEDANIKLGSVASDVLGVSGRAMLDAIIAGQDDPAVLADLARRRMRGKIP encoded by the coding sequence GTGGACACCGTGTACCCGCACTGCGCCGGGTTGGACGTGCACAAGGATACCGTGGTCGCGTGCGTCCGGCACCACGATGGCGGCAAGCGGGCTCGCCAGGAAGTGCGCACCTTCGCCACCCACACCCGGGCCCTGGAGGAGCTGGCCACATGGCTGGCGGCCGAGGGCGTCACCCATGCGGCCATGGAATCGACCGGGGTGTACTGGAAGCCGGTGTTCAACGTCCTCGACGGCCGGTTCACGCTCCTGCTGGTGAACGCCCAGCACATCAAGCAGGTACCCGGGCGCAAGGCCGACGTGGCCGACTGCGCCTGGATCGCCCAGCTGCTCCAGCACGGGCTGCTGACCGCCAGCTTCATCCCACCGACCCGCCAGCGCGAGTTGCGGGATCGGACCCGGCACCGGTCCCAACTGGGGGCCGAGCAGACCGCAGCGGCGAACCGGGTCCAGAAGGTACTGGAGGACGCCAACATCAAGCTGGGGAGCGTGGCCAGCGACGTGCTCGGGGTGTCCGGCCGGGCCATGCTCGACGCCATCATCGCCGGGCAGGACGACCCCGCGGTACTGGCCGACTTGGCCCGGCGCCGGATGCGGGGGAAGATCCCGTAG
- the mobF gene encoding MobF family relaxase: MLRIVQQSHANAAKGYYAQSDYYVDGAELPGAWGGRGAALLGLSGEVQREDFHALCDNHDPRSGRQLTARTKSERTVLYDWSFDVPKAVSLLYELGGDERILDVFRGAVQDTMNEIEPETQTRVRKGGAAEDRTTGNMAWAMFVHRTSRPSKEDLKPDPQLHAHVTVFNATWDRDEGRWKATQHRDLKRDAPYWQEAFHARLAAGLGDLGYGIERRGKDWSIAGISPTLEKKFSRRRTEIDALAEKLGMTDPAQRATLGATSRLNKVDDGIESLRSYWRGRLDGKEQAELDGVRKAAEGGLAPSRAVSVEDAVRYSMAHHFERDAVVPEKRLLAEALRYGIGVVRPEGLRAEAERQGALTTTLDGQRVTTSRAVLAEEQKLLSFARDGRGTCVPIAANHRLRRDWLSAEQQGAVRHVLGSSDRVVLARGVAGAGKTTLIQEAVEEIRAAGLPVAVLAPTALAARDVLREHFAESDTVAAFLTDEKAQARMRGGVIWVDEAGLLGVHDLAQVFEVAREQDARVVLMGDTRQHRSVARGPALSLLESHAGLPVAEVKDIRRQKAAYKQAVEHLAAGRTEDGFAALDVLGWVREAGEDRNATIATDYMVATGGGQTALVVAPTHKEGEAVTAAIRERRKAAGQLGEERAFNRLVPLNLTEAERADRHAYRGGEVLQFVRGAKGHVAGSRLAVTEPEAVPVSLAGRFQAYRRAELKVAVGDVIRLTAGGKASDGSRLSNGTTFTVTGFTATGDLQLDTGKILPAGFGHLAHGYASTSHASQGRTVDRVLIAQPADTFVASTREQFYVSVSRARRLATIYTDDKNALREAVQRAECRVSATDLIAFRGPKQLNRRVTFLQRLASLARARQFEAELAHARDERTGRGG; this comes from the coding sequence ATGCTCCGCATCGTCCAGCAGTCCCACGCCAACGCCGCCAAGGGCTACTACGCCCAGTCCGACTATTACGTCGACGGGGCCGAGTTGCCCGGCGCCTGGGGCGGGCGCGGGGCCGCCCTGCTCGGCTTATCGGGTGAGGTGCAGCGCGAGGATTTCCACGCCCTGTGCGACAACCACGACCCGCGGTCCGGGCGGCAGCTGACGGCGCGCACCAAGTCCGAGCGGACGGTGCTCTACGACTGGAGTTTCGACGTCCCCAAGGCGGTCAGCCTCTTGTATGAGCTAGGCGGTGACGAGCGGATCCTGGACGTGTTCCGGGGAGCCGTGCAGGACACCATGAACGAGATCGAACCGGAGACCCAAACCCGGGTGCGCAAAGGTGGCGCGGCCGAGGACCGGACCACCGGCAACATGGCCTGGGCGATGTTCGTACACCGCACCTCGCGCCCGAGCAAAGAGGATCTGAAACCGGACCCGCAGTTGCACGCCCACGTGACCGTGTTCAACGCCACCTGGGATCGGGACGAGGGCCGGTGGAAGGCGACCCAGCACCGGGACCTGAAGCGCGACGCGCCGTACTGGCAGGAGGCGTTCCACGCGCGGCTGGCGGCGGGGCTCGGGGACCTCGGCTACGGGATCGAGCGGCGCGGTAAGGACTGGTCGATCGCCGGGATCTCGCCGACCCTCGAAAAGAAGTTCTCGCGCCGTCGGACCGAGATCGACGCGCTGGCCGAGAAGCTGGGGATGACCGATCCGGCGCAACGGGCCACGCTCGGGGCGACCTCACGACTCAACAAGGTCGACGACGGGATCGAATCGTTGCGCAGCTACTGGCGCGGGCGGCTCGACGGCAAAGAGCAGGCGGAACTGGACGGGGTCCGCAAAGCCGCCGAGGGGGGCCTGGCCCCGAGCCGCGCTGTGTCTGTGGAAGACGCCGTGCGGTATTCGATGGCGCACCACTTCGAGCGGGACGCGGTGGTGCCGGAGAAGCGGCTCCTGGCCGAGGCGCTGCGGTACGGCATCGGGGTGGTGCGCCCCGAGGGTCTACGGGCGGAGGCCGAGCGCCAGGGGGCGCTGACGACGACCCTCGACGGGCAGCGGGTAACGACCAGCCGGGCGGTACTGGCCGAGGAGCAGAAGCTGCTCTCCTTCGCCCGCGACGGGCGCGGCACCTGCGTGCCGATCGCCGCCAACCACAGGCTGCGACGGGATTGGCTGAGCGCGGAGCAGCAAGGGGCAGTGCGGCACGTGCTCGGCTCGTCCGACCGGGTGGTGCTCGCGCGCGGGGTGGCCGGCGCCGGTAAGACCACACTCATCCAGGAGGCGGTCGAGGAGATCCGCGCCGCCGGACTGCCGGTAGCGGTCCTGGCCCCGACGGCGCTGGCCGCCCGGGACGTGCTGCGCGAGCACTTTGCCGAATCCGACACGGTGGCCGCGTTCCTGACCGATGAAAAGGCCCAGGCCCGGATGCGCGGGGGCGTAATCTGGGTCGACGAGGCCGGGCTCCTGGGGGTGCACGATCTGGCGCAGGTGTTTGAGGTGGCGCGGGAGCAGGACGCGCGGGTGGTGCTGATGGGCGACACGCGGCAGCACCGGAGCGTGGCCCGGGGGCCGGCCCTGTCGCTCCTCGAGTCGCACGCCGGGCTCCCGGTCGCGGAGGTCAAGGACATCCGTCGGCAGAAGGCGGCGTACAAACAGGCGGTCGAACACCTGGCCGCGGGGCGCACGGAAGACGGATTCGCCGCCCTGGATGTGCTCGGGTGGGTGCGGGAGGCCGGGGAGGATCGCAACGCGACGATCGCAACCGACTATATGGTCGCGACCGGCGGCGGACAGACGGCCCTGGTGGTCGCGCCCACGCACAAAGAAGGAGAGGCAGTGACGGCGGCCATTCGCGAGCGACGGAAGGCGGCGGGGCAACTCGGCGAAGAGCGAGCCTTCAATCGGTTGGTGCCGCTCAACCTGACGGAAGCGGAGCGGGCCGACCGGCACGCGTACCGCGGCGGCGAAGTGCTCCAGTTCGTCCGGGGCGCAAAAGGGCATGTGGCCGGCTCACGGCTCGCGGTCACAGAGCCCGAAGCCGTACCGGTGTCGCTCGCGGGACGGTTCCAGGCGTATCGCCGGGCGGAGCTGAAGGTGGCCGTCGGAGACGTGATCCGGCTCACCGCCGGGGGCAAGGCGTCCGACGGGTCGCGGCTGTCCAACGGGACCACGTTCACGGTGACCGGTTTCACGGCCACGGGTGATCTGCAACTCGACACGGGCAAGATCCTGCCGGCCGGGTTCGGGCATCTGGCACACGGGTACGCGAGCACCAGCCACGCGTCCCAGGGGCGGACCGTGGACCGAGTGCTGATCGCACAGCCGGCCGACACGTTTGTGGCTTCGACCCGAGAGCAGTTCTACGTCTCGGTCAGTCGGGCGCGGAGGTTGGCCACGATCTACACGGACGACAAGAATGCCCTGCGGGAGGCGGTGCAGCGGGCCGAGTGCCGGGTGTCGGCAACCGATCTGATAGCCTTCCGCGGGCCGAAACAGCTCAACCGACGAGTGACATTCTTGCAGCGGCTTGCTAGTCTGGCACGCGCGCGACAGTTCGAGGCCGAGCTGGCTCATGCGCGCGACGAGCGCACCGGACGTGGCGGCTGA